The proteins below come from a single Methanococcoides sp. AM1 genomic window:
- a CDS encoding bifunctional hexulose-6-phosphate synthase/ribonuclease regulator — MDRAIQIAREAVQGGANWIEAGTPLIKSEGMNAVRQLKKEFPDHAILADMKIADTGAFEVEMAAKAGADIVMLLGNADDSTVKDAVRSARKYGVKLMADLIIVEDPVTRAQELEKMGIDYINMHAGIDQQMTGKDPTPLLERIVQEVNIPVAAAGGLDAITSAQAVKAGASIVIVGGNITQSDDVTKSAKNIRESVDAIEIPDFERKTLEQETRTLLSEVSTPNITDAMHRKGAMKNIHSMVAGKKLVGTAVTVQTFEGDWAKSVEAIEVAGEGDVIVIYNGSSHIAPWGGLATLSCLNKGIAGIVIDGAVRDIDEIRRIGLPVFATSNVPNAGDPKGFGEINATINCGSQVVNPGDYIVGDDNGVVVIEKERAYEIARRAKEVEKNEKRLYEEIKRGSTLSEVLKLKKWEKM; from the coding sequence ATCGACCGCGCCATACAGATCGCAAGAGAAGCGGTCCAGGGAGGCGCGAACTGGATCGAAGCAGGAACTCCACTTATCAAAAGCGAAGGGATGAATGCTGTCCGGCAGCTCAAGAAGGAATTTCCCGATCACGCCATCCTTGCTGATATGAAAATTGCAGATACAGGTGCATTTGAAGTGGAGATGGCTGCTAAAGCTGGTGCCGATATTGTAATGTTACTTGGTAATGCAGATGATTCCACGGTCAAGGATGCAGTCAGGTCTGCAAGAAAATACGGTGTCAAACTTATGGCTGACCTGATCATCGTAGAAGACCCCGTCACCCGGGCACAAGAGCTGGAAAAGATGGGGATCGACTACATCAACATGCATGCAGGGATAGACCAGCAGATGACCGGAAAAGACCCTACCCCCTTGCTCGAAAGGATCGTTCAGGAAGTGAACATACCAGTCGCAGCTGCAGGCGGACTTGATGCGATCACATCTGCACAGGCCGTGAAAGCAGGAGCAAGTATTGTCATTGTCGGAGGGAACATCACACAATCAGATGATGTGACAAAGTCTGCAAAAAATATACGTGAAAGTGTTGATGCCATTGAGATCCCTGATTTTGAACGCAAGACACTGGAACAGGAGACCCGAACTTTATTGTCAGAAGTTTCCACACCGAACATCACAGATGCAATGCATCGAAAAGGTGCGATGAAGAACATCCATTCCATGGTAGCCGGCAAAAAACTGGTCGGTACTGCTGTTACAGTACAGACATTTGAAGGGGACTGGGCAAAAAGCGTTGAGGCCATTGAGGTCGCAGGAGAGGGAGATGTTATTGTTATCTACAATGGAAGTTCCCATATTGCACCATGGGGAGGGCTTGCCACACTCAGTTGCCTGAACAAGGGAATTGCAGGAATCGTCATTGATGGTGCTGTAAGGGACATTGATGAGATCAGAAGGATAGGACTACCCGTATTTGCAACCAGTAACGTCCCTAATGCAGGAGATCCAAAAGGTTTCGGAGAGATCAATGCTACGATCAACTGTGGCTCACAGGTCGTTAACCCCGGAGATTACATCGTAGGTGATGACAACGGAGTTGTTGTGATCGAAAAAGAGCGCGCGTATGAGATAGCAAGGCGTGCAAAAGAGGTCGAAAAGAACGAGAAACGCCTCTATGAGGAGATCAAACGTGGAAGCACACTTTCCGAGGTCCTCAAACTTAAGAAATGGGAGAAAATGTGA
- the mptA gene encoding GTP cyclohydrolase MptA, with amino-acid sequence MELPVAQFPDVQANKPQIPINLTRVGVTGVKKLVEIKRKDKRPIVLISTFEIFVDLPSDRKGANLSRNFEAIDEVLEKAINMPVYEIEELCSDVARNLLGRHEYATRSEVRMKSEYVVKRESPSTKMQCQEVVEIFAEAIATRPNEEDIDVKKLIGAEVVGMTACPCAQEIMRDNAKAALRELGVDLETVINFLNKVPMATHNQRGRGIISLEVSGDVVISLDTIIEIIENSMSSSIVELLKRSDEALVVERAHKNPKFVEDCVRTMAKKVVSEFGHVPDSAIVTIKQINEESIHRHNAFAERVALLGELRDEIKNN; translated from the coding sequence ATGGAGCTTCCAGTTGCGCAATTCCCTGACGTACAAGCAAATAAACCACAAATACCTATAAACCTTACACGCGTAGGTGTGACCGGAGTTAAAAAACTTGTTGAGATCAAACGAAAGGATAAGCGTCCGATCGTACTCATTTCAACTTTTGAAATCTTCGTGGACCTACCTTCAGATCGTAAAGGTGCAAATCTCTCTCGTAATTTTGAGGCGATAGATGAAGTTCTTGAAAAGGCCATCAATATGCCTGTTTATGAGATCGAGGAACTCTGCAGCGATGTTGCAAGGAACCTTCTGGGCAGGCATGAGTATGCCACCCGCTCCGAAGTTCGTATGAAAAGTGAATACGTGGTCAAAAGAGAATCACCATCCACAAAAATGCAGTGCCAGGAAGTTGTGGAGATATTTGCAGAAGCTATTGCCACAAGACCAAACGAAGAAGATATCGATGTCAAAAAGCTCATCGGTGCAGAAGTTGTCGGAATGACAGCCTGCCCTTGTGCTCAGGAAATAATGAGAGACAATGCAAAGGCCGCACTGCGTGAACTTGGTGTTGACCTTGAGACCGTCATCAATTTCCTTAACAAGGTACCAATGGCAACTCACAACCAGAGAGGACGCGGTATAATCTCACTTGAGGTCAGCGGTGACGTAGTGATCTCACTGGACACAATCATTGAGATCATTGAAAATTCAATGAGTTCCAGTATTGTCGAGCTTCTTAAACGTTCAGACGAAGCACTTGTTGTGGAAAGAGCTCACAAGAACCCTAAGTTCGTTGAAGATTGTGTCAGGACAATGGCAAAGAAAGTTGTCAGCGAGTTCGGACATGTTCCTGACAGTGCTATTGTTACGATCAAACAGATCAACGAAGAGAGCATACACAGGCATAATGCATTTGCAGAAAGGGTTGCACTTCTCGGCGAACTAAGAGACGAGATAAAGAATAATTAA
- the recQ gene encoding DNA helicase RecQ, whose translation MHRTLQKYFGYSEFRPLQEDIINDVLNKKDTFVLMPTGGGKSICYQIPALMMDGLAIVVSPLISLMKDQVDGLVGNGIAAAYLNSTLSHREVQETTRAILDGNLKILYVAPERLCMKSTMDLLSYVNVSLFAIDEAHCISQWGHDFRPEYHRLGFLKEKFPDVPVIGLTATATPKVKEDTIKMLKLKSPSVYVASFNRSNLSYDIRPKKNSYGDLVDYIKGQAGNSGIIYCNSRKSVESISKKLNNKGFHTLPYHAGLSDSKRHEHQERFIRDDVDIIVATVAFGMGIDKPNVRFVIHYDLPKNIEGYYQETGRGGRDGLECECILYFSRGDWYKIKYFIDQMSKKSERDIATVKLRDMIDYCESTTCRRKVLLSYFGEELESDYCGGCDVCLKPRDTFDASDAARVLLSCVDEVNERFGMTHIVDIISGSMAKKIKSYKHDRLKSHGTGDGYNKSEWLDMAREMVRLGYLDVKGARYPLLSLNKKSREILAGGEVYLTRSSGAVSVKGSRSKATVPKATTSKVAGSKTVTSKTSTSKATTSKTSASKRSPAPKKPKRVPTPISRPDKKLFDRLKILRKRLAEDEDVPPYIIFADTSLRQMAVKYPIRNDEFLDITGVGEFKLKKYGPVFMEEIARYLKGSK comes from the coding sequence ATGCACAGGACACTCCAGAAATATTTCGGTTACAGCGAATTTCGCCCCCTGCAGGAGGATATCATCAATGATGTCCTTAACAAAAAGGATACATTCGTACTGATGCCTACCGGGGGCGGGAAGTCTATTTGTTACCAGATCCCTGCACTGATGATGGATGGTCTTGCGATCGTAGTATCTCCTCTGATATCCCTTATGAAAGATCAGGTGGATGGTCTGGTCGGCAACGGGATAGCTGCAGCTTATCTTAACAGCACATTGAGCCATCGTGAGGTTCAGGAGACCACACGTGCTATTCTGGATGGCAACTTAAAGATCCTTTATGTTGCACCTGAACGGCTTTGCATGAAAAGTACAATGGATCTTCTCAGCTACGTTAATGTCAGTTTGTTCGCTATTGATGAAGCACATTGCATTTCTCAATGGGGTCACGACTTCAGACCCGAATATCACCGTTTGGGATTCCTGAAAGAGAAATTCCCTGATGTTCCTGTCATTGGGTTGACTGCTACTGCCACTCCAAAGGTCAAAGAAGATACGATCAAGATGCTGAAATTAAAGTCTCCTTCTGTTTATGTGGCGAGTTTCAACCGAAGTAATCTTTCCTATGATATAAGGCCGAAGAAGAATTCGTATGGGGATCTGGTAGACTATATTAAAGGGCAGGCCGGTAATTCCGGTATCATCTACTGCAACAGCAGAAAGAGTGTGGAATCCATATCCAAAAAGCTCAACAATAAAGGTTTTCACACATTGCCTTATCATGCAGGTCTGTCTGATTCAAAAAGACATGAGCACCAAGAACGGTTCATAAGGGATGACGTTGACATCATTGTGGCAACAGTGGCATTTGGAATGGGTATTGACAAACCGAATGTAAGATTTGTAATTCATTATGATCTTCCCAAGAACATTGAAGGCTATTATCAGGAAACCGGCAGGGGAGGTCGTGATGGACTTGAATGTGAGTGTATACTGTATTTCAGTCGTGGGGATTGGTACAAGATAAAATACTTCATCGACCAGATGTCAAAAAAGTCCGAACGTGATATTGCAACTGTAAAGCTTCGGGACATGATCGATTATTGTGAAAGCACGACATGCCGCAGGAAAGTGCTGCTGAGCTATTTCGGAGAAGAACTGGAGTCTGATTACTGTGGTGGATGTGATGTCTGCCTTAAGCCCCGTGATACCTTTGATGCGTCGGATGCCGCAAGGGTCCTGTTGTCCTGTGTGGATGAGGTCAATGAACGTTTCGGAATGACCCACATCGTGGATATCATTTCAGGTTCCATGGCAAAGAAGATCAAAAGTTACAAGCATGACAGGCTCAAAAGTCATGGCACTGGTGACGGGTACAATAAATCCGAGTGGCTTGATATGGCAAGGGAAATGGTCCGCCTTGGTTATCTTGATGTGAAAGGTGCACGCTATCCTCTCTTAAGCCTGAACAAGAAGAGTCGTGAGATACTTGCAGGCGGTGAGGTATACCTGACACGTTCCTCTGGTGCTGTCAGTGTGAAGGGAAGCAGGTCTAAGGCAACTGTCCCAAAAGCAACCACCTCAAAGGTCGCTGGATCAAAGACCGTTACTTCAAAGACTTCTACTTCAAAGGCTACCACATCTAAAACATCTGCCTCCAAGAGATCTCCTGCTCCTAAAAAGCCAAAGAGGGTTCCAACACCAATATCGCGCCCTGATAAAAAACTGTTCGATAGGCTTAAAATATTAAGGAAAAGGCTGGCAGAGGATGAAGATGTTCCTCCTTATATCATTTTTGCGGATACAAGCCTTCGGCAGATGGCGGTAAAATATCCCATAAGGAATGATGAGTTCCTGGACATTACTGGTGTGGGTGAGTTCAAATTGAAAAAGTACGGGCCTGTTTTCATGGAAGAGATTGCCCGCTACTTAAAAGGGTCAAAATAA
- the guaA gene encoding glutamine-hydrolyzing GMP synthase yields MVKVEKFIPKAIDRIKEKAKGKTIVGLSGGVDSSVCAVLAHRAIGDLFIPIYIDTGLMRKGETEVIEEIFSDMNLQVVHAKDRFLEALVGVKDPEEKRKIVGETFIRIFEEEARELEAEYLIQGTIYPDKIESEGGIKSHHNVGGLPEHIDFKEIIEPIDDLYKDEVREVAWELGLPEEICERMPFPGPGLSVRIIGEVTEEKVDVVREANAIVEEELLEQFKPWQTFAAVVGKGTGVKGDVRVHGWIVAVRAVGSRDGMTAEALELPWETLKKIETRISGEIPSVARVLYDLSPKPPATIEFE; encoded by the coding sequence ATGGTAAAAGTCGAGAAATTCATACCAAAAGCCATAGACAGGATAAAAGAAAAAGCTAAAGGAAAGACGATCGTAGGGCTTTCCGGCGGAGTCGACAGCTCGGTCTGTGCGGTTCTTGCACACCGTGCTATCGGTGATCTGTTCATACCGATCTACATCGATACAGGCCTCATGAGAAAGGGTGAGACCGAGGTCATCGAGGAGATTTTCTCTGACATGAACCTTCAAGTAGTACATGCCAAGGACCGTTTCCTTGAGGCACTGGTAGGTGTCAAGGACCCTGAAGAAAAAAGGAAGATTGTTGGTGAGACGTTCATCCGCATTTTTGAAGAAGAAGCACGAGAACTCGAAGCAGAATACCTTATTCAGGGAACCATCTACCCGGATAAGATCGAATCGGAAGGCGGTATCAAATCACACCACAATGTTGGAGGACTTCCTGAGCACATCGATTTCAAGGAGATCATTGAACCTATCGATGACCTGTACAAGGATGAGGTACGTGAGGTCGCATGGGAACTTGGATTACCTGAAGAGATCTGCGAGAGAATGCCATTCCCGGGACCAGGACTTTCTGTAAGAATAATCGGAGAGGTTACCGAGGAGAAAGTGGACGTGGTTCGCGAGGCAAATGCCATCGTTGAAGAAGAGCTGCTTGAACAGTTCAAACCATGGCAGACATTTGCTGCTGTTGTCGGCAAGGGAACCGGCGTCAAAGGTGACGTCCGTGTACATGGCTGGATAGTCGCAGTCCGTGCAGTAGGCTCAAGAGATGGTATGACCGCGGAAGCACTTGAGCTTCCATGGGAAACTCTTAAAAAGATCGAGACAAGGATCTCCGGCGAGATACCATCTGTTGCCAGAGTACTCTACGACCTGTCACCAAAACCACCTGCAACGATCGAGTTCGAATAA
- the argB gene encoding acetylglutamate kinase has translation MTGKKENVLIEALPYIRDFHDSVMVIKVGGHAMVNPSVMNDIMQDVVLLRFVGVHPVIVHGGGPEITEKMERMGKKPEFVGGLRITDDETMEIARMVLVGNINTKIVSLIGKHGGKGVGLSGKDGKMIMARKKATQRIMIENVEHDVDLGWVGETEIINPELINIVTANDYIPVISPIAMDAEGNALNINADTVAGDLADALHAKKLILMTDVPGVLRDQSDRSSRISRIRVDEVESLIDEGIISGGMIPKMRSAGASVLGGVERVHIIDGSVSHSVLLELFTDQGIGTMVYQDTE, from the coding sequence ATGACAGGAAAAAAAGAGAACGTTCTGATCGAAGCTCTTCCATATATACGGGATTTCCATGACTCTGTAATGGTGATCAAGGTCGGAGGTCATGCCATGGTCAATCCTTCTGTTATGAACGACATCATGCAGGATGTTGTCCTTTTACGTTTTGTAGGGGTCCATCCGGTAATTGTTCATGGCGGTGGTCCTGAGATCACTGAAAAAATGGAGCGCATGGGGAAGAAACCTGAGTTCGTAGGTGGATTAAGGATCACTGATGATGAGACCATGGAGATCGCACGCATGGTCCTTGTGGGTAACATCAATACGAAGATAGTGTCCCTGATAGGAAAGCATGGTGGAAAGGGTGTAGGCCTTTCTGGAAAGGACGGGAAGATGATCATGGCCAGGAAAAAGGCCACTCAGCGAATTATGATCGAAAATGTCGAACATGATGTAGATCTTGGCTGGGTCGGAGAAACCGAGATAATCAATCCTGAACTCATTAACATCGTCACAGCTAATGATTATATTCCTGTTATCTCACCGATCGCAATGGATGCGGAAGGTAATGCATTGAACATCAACGCTGATACGGTTGCCGGTGATCTTGCAGATGCTTTGCACGCAAAGAAACTGATATTAATGACGGATGTTCCGGGAGTTCTCAGGGACCAGTCGGACAGGTCGAGCCGTATCTCCCGCATAAGGGTGGATGAAGTGGAGTCTCTGATAGATGAAGGCATTATAAGTGGTGGAATGATCCCCAAAATGAGAAGTGCCGGAGCAAGCGTACTTGGTGGTGTGGAGCGCGTCCACATAATAGATGGCAGTGTATCCCACTCTGTCCTGCTCGAGCTTTTCACAGATCAGGGAATTGGTACGATGGTATATCAGGACACGGAATAA
- a CDS encoding A24 family peptidase C-terminal domain-containing protein has product MIELLKVLVCAPFLIYACYSDIKTRRVTNSLWPKMLGAGAIFMVYDAFRYGIPYIKWTAISFILIFTFVYILFYMNAFGGADAKVLMVISLILPIYPAMELFGRQLPIYGIPPLNLFTFSVFGNSVILTIIVPIGLFIYNLTQPSLKETLKKPHYMFVGYRSPVSKLDKPHIRLMESFEEVDDNGIRKRFTTSGTKLDEDTISKMKEYAEKGLIDERVWVTPGLPFMIPITAGFIAAVVYGDIIFQLTLNFLL; this is encoded by the coding sequence ATGATCGAACTGCTTAAGGTGCTTGTCTGCGCCCCATTCCTCATCTATGCATGCTACTCTGATATAAAGACACGAAGAGTGACAAACAGCCTCTGGCCCAAGATGCTTGGTGCAGGTGCTATATTCATGGTTTATGATGCTTTCAGATACGGCATACCATACATAAAATGGACAGCCATTTCATTCATACTTATCTTCACATTCGTCTATATATTGTTCTATATGAATGCCTTTGGAGGCGCCGATGCAAAGGTCCTGATGGTGATCTCGCTTATATTGCCAATATATCCTGCAATGGAACTATTCGGCAGACAATTGCCAATTTACGGGATACCACCGCTTAATCTTTTCACATTTAGTGTCTTTGGAAATTCAGTCATCCTGACAATAATAGTACCCATAGGATTGTTCATTTACAATCTTACTCAGCCCTCATTGAAAGAAACCCTGAAGAAGCCACATTATATGTTCGTCGGATACAGATCACCGGTTTCAAAGCTGGACAAACCACACATAAGATTGATGGAAAGCTTCGAGGAAGTTGATGACAATGGTATCAGAAAAAGATTCACCACATCAGGCACAAAGCTTGATGAGGATACGATCTCCAAAATGAAGGAGTATGCAGAAAAAGGCCTTATTGATGAGAGAGTGTGGGTCACACCCGGACTTCCATTCATGATACCCATAACTGCAGGATTCATAGCAGCGGTGGTATATGGAGACATTATCTTCCAGCTTACCCTGAACTTCCTGCTGTGA
- the pyrB gene encoding aspartate carbamoyltransferase → MTFKDLHIISMKSFSRDMIDHILDTAEKLEPIASSKSKSDLLKGKVLAVMFFEPSTRTRMSFETAMMRLGGDVLSLGSVDASSIAKGETLADTIRVVEGYSNAIVLRHNKEGAAQLASEFSSVPIINAGDGAGHHPTQTFLDLYTIRRESHLEGLKIALAGDLKYGRTVHSLCYALSLYGAEITLVSPKELRMPAEIIDDLKSHNIKVRETDSIEEAITDVDVLYATRIQKERFPDPAEYRKVANSLQITPELLEKAKPELKVMHPLPRTNEVDPRVDETAHACYFKQSFYGVPVRMALLALVMGALE, encoded by the coding sequence ATGACATTCAAAGACCTTCATATCATTTCGATGAAATCCTTTTCACGGGATATGATCGACCATATCCTTGATACTGCTGAAAAACTTGAACCAATAGCAAGCAGCAAATCGAAGTCAGATCTGCTGAAAGGGAAAGTATTGGCTGTCATGTTCTTTGAGCCCAGTACAAGGACGCGCATGTCCTTTGAGACCGCAATGATGCGTCTTGGAGGGGACGTTCTAAGCCTTGGTTCCGTTGATGCAAGTTCCATTGCAAAAGGTGAAACACTTGCTGATACTATTCGTGTTGTTGAAGGTTATTCCAACGCTATTGTACTGCGGCACAATAAAGAGGGCGCTGCCCAGCTTGCTTCGGAGTTCTCCTCTGTTCCTATAATCAATGCCGGGGATGGTGCAGGGCATCATCCTACGCAGACATTCCTTGATCTTTATACAATAAGACGGGAAAGTCATCTTGAGGGGCTGAAGATAGCTCTTGCAGGTGATCTGAAATATGGCAGGACAGTACATTCACTGTGCTATGCTCTTTCTCTGTATGGAGCTGAGATCACGCTGGTGTCCCCGAAAGAGCTCCGTATGCCTGCTGAGATAATAGATGATCTCAAGAGTCACAATATAAAGGTCAGGGAAACCGATTCGATCGAAGAGGCCATCACTGATGTGGATGTGCTTTATGCTACAAGGATACAGAAGGAGCGATTCCCTGATCCTGCTGAGTATCGTAAAGTTGCTAACAGTCTTCAGATAACTCCTGAGCTTCTGGAAAAAGCAAAACCGGAGCTTAAGGTCATGCATCCTCTTCCAAGGACAAATGAGGTAGATCCAAGGGTTGACGAGACCGCCCATGCCTGTTACTTCAAGCAGTCTTTCTATGGTGTCCCGGTAAGGATGGCATTACTTGCACTTGTCATGGGGGCATTGGAATGA
- a CDS encoding DUF2098 domain-containing protein: MDEESSVDDAVVDVNGTPITIGSNVRYINTNSIGEITDIKTDDEGTWALLDTTELYYRVDTLQITDKKASAGKEYTISEEEMKERIKKQAEDIQSSTLEEVFQATGGG; the protein is encoded by the coding sequence TTGGATGAAGAGTCTTCAGTTGATGATGCAGTTGTCGATGTAAACGGTACTCCAATAACTATTGGAAGTAATGTCAGGTATATCAATACAAATAGCATTGGAGAAATTACCGACATTAAAACCGATGATGAAGGCACATGGGCACTTCTCGATACAACCGAGCTTTATTACAGGGTGGACACTCTACAGATCACAGATAAAAAAGCAAGTGCTGGCAAAGAATACACGATTTCAGAAGAAGAAATGAAAGAGCGTATCAAAAAGCAAGCCGAAGATATACAATCAAGCACATTGGAAGAAGTTTTCCAGGCAACAGGAGGAGGTTAA
- a CDS encoding non-histone chromosomal MC1 family protein, producing MSETRNFVLRDSKGKEHGVFTGKQPRQAALKVANRGKGTKSKPEKIMLRERGTKKVHVFLGWKQMVAAPKNKPDWMPDKINKPFVKKQKPGIIKLDKI from the coding sequence ATGTCTGAAACAAGAAACTTTGTGTTACGAGACAGTAAAGGTAAAGAACATGGCGTATTCACCGGTAAACAGCCACGTCAGGCAGCTCTTAAAGTTGCTAACCGGGGCAAGGGTACCAAATCCAAGCCAGAAAAGATCATGCTTCGTGAGCGTGGCACTAAGAAAGTACATGTGTTCCTTGGATGGAAACAAATGGTCGCTGCACCAAAGAACAAACCTGACTGGATGCCTGACAAGATCAACAAGCCATTCGTCAAGAAACAGAAGCCAGGCATTATCAAACTGGACAAGATATAA
- a CDS encoding DUF5788 family protein, which translates to MDLVNMGEDQLITENQREKLLARLHRHLFWCGERIPDEVEIEGKKIPLHEITWELINKPKLTEEDKVHIDHCIVALRKKAKSCENYLERTDMTLDQAKDIFDQTAGLLRAIMDLKDLEELSGPERMKKYHEEVKKCKLKDAKSWMNFIAELEE; encoded by the coding sequence ATGGATCTGGTTAACATGGGGGAGGATCAGCTAATAACAGAGAATCAGCGTGAAAAGCTTTTGGCCCGACTTCACAGGCATTTGTTCTGGTGTGGTGAGAGGATTCCCGATGAAGTGGAGATCGAAGGTAAAAAGATACCACTGCATGAGATCACATGGGAGCTTATCAACAAGCCTAAGCTGACTGAGGAGGATAAGGTGCATATTGATCACTGTATCGTTGCTCTCAGGAAAAAAGCAAAGTCTTGTGAAAATTACCTTGAGAGAACCGATATGACCCTTGATCAGGCTAAAGACATTTTTGACCAGACTGCAGGGCTTCTGCGTGCCATAATGGATCTTAAGGACCTTGAAGAGCTTTCCGGTCCCGAACGCATGAAAAAGTATCATGAAGAAGTTAAAAAGTGCAAACTTAAGGATGCCAAGAGCTGGATGAATTTCATAGCTGAACTTGAAGAATGA
- a CDS encoding archaeosine biosynthesis radical SAM protein RaSEA → MTLNKAVLDIRNRQRIKPSSNDYPAAVWRSTDHFNGKTADTLTIIFKTSGCWWGKAGGCTMCGFVYDSAKIPPTPEELEKQLENAMHKGERLERFMVKIFTSGSFLDEKEIPVETRKNILGKLAADERVFKVIVESRPEFVTDEILKSCIDALGDTSFEVAIGLETSSDNIRKNSINKGFKFTDYINAATVARNNGVAMKAYLLLKPLFLSEKEALEDIVKTIDDVAEHAQTISINLCNVQNGTYVEHLWQRGQYRPPWLWSIVEILQRTKLKHPELVITSDPVGAGSKRGPHNCKKCSRDVSDAVHLYSRTQDLNVLEGVNCECKELWKKVLELDDLTYGSPILD, encoded by the coding sequence ATGACACTGAACAAAGCCGTACTGGACATACGCAACCGTCAGCGTATAAAGCCATCATCTAATGATTATCCTGCTGCCGTCTGGAGGAGTACAGATCACTTCAACGGAAAAACAGCTGATACATTGACCATCATCTTCAAAACATCAGGATGCTGGTGGGGAAAGGCGGGCGGCTGCACTATGTGTGGCTTTGTCTATGATAGTGCAAAGATCCCCCCAACGCCTGAAGAGCTTGAGAAACAGCTTGAGAATGCCATGCATAAAGGTGAAAGACTTGAGCGATTCATGGTCAAGATATTCACCTCAGGCAGTTTCCTCGATGAAAAAGAGATACCTGTTGAAACAAGGAAGAACATACTGGGAAAGCTGGCAGCGGATGAACGTGTTTTCAAAGTGATCGTTGAAAGCCGACCGGAATTCGTCACAGACGAGATCCTGAAGTCCTGCATTGATGCCCTTGGAGACACATCATTTGAAGTCGCCATCGGCCTTGAGACAAGTTCTGATAATATACGCAAGAATTCCATAAACAAGGGATTTAAGTTCACTGATTATATCAATGCAGCAACAGTAGCCAGAAACAATGGAGTAGCCATGAAAGCTTACCTGTTGTTAAAACCACTTTTCCTCTCGGAAAAGGAAGCATTGGAAGATATTGTCAAAACCATCGATGACGTTGCTGAACATGCCCAGACCATTTCCATCAACCTGTGCAATGTGCAAAATGGTACCTATGTGGAACACCTGTGGCAGAGAGGTCAATACAGGCCACCATGGTTATGGAGCATTGTTGAGATACTTCAGCGAACGAAACTGAAGCATCCTGAACTTGTGATCACTTCAGATCCGGTAGGTGCAGGTTCAAAGCGCGGCCCGCATAACTGTAAGAAATGTAGCAGGGACGTGTCAGATGCCGTACATCTTTATTCCAGAACTCAGGACCTGAATGTACTTGAAGGGGTCAACTGTGAATGCAAAGAATTATGGAAGAAAGTTCTTGAGCTGGACGATCTTACCTATGGAAGCCCTATATTGGACTAA